In Mercurialis annua linkage group LG5, ddMerAnnu1.2, whole genome shotgun sequence, a single genomic region encodes these proteins:
- the LOC126679873 gene encoding bifunctional pinoresinol-lariciresinol reductase — MEKSKVLIVGGTGYLGKRLVKASLKLGHPTYVLHRREVGLDIEKVQMLLSFKNKGCHLVEASFSDHRSLVDAVKLVDVVISAISGVHFRSHHILLQLNLVRAIQEAGNVKRFLPSEFGTDPARMENAMEPGKVTFDEKMVIRRAIEEAGIPFTYVSANCFAGYFVGGLCQPGHIIPSRDRVALLGDANQKAIFVDEDDIATYTLNTIDDPRTLNKTLYIRPSNNILSQRQVVQIWETLIGKELHKDTIPKDDFLHSIEGQEYAEQVGLTHYYHVCYEGCLANFEIGEEAEEATNLYPQVKYTTVEQYLTRYL; from the exons ATGGAGAAGAGTAAGGTGCTAATAGTAGGAGGAACAGGGTACCTTGGAAAAAGGTTGGTGAAGGCAAGTCTGAAGTTAGGTCATCCAACTTATGTGCTCCATCGGAGAGAGGTTGGTTTGGATATTGAGAAAGTTCAAATGTTATTGTCATTCAAGAACAAAGGATGCCATCTTGTTGAGGCTTCTTTTTCCGATCATCGGAGCCTTGTCGATGCTGTTAAGCTTGTCGATGTTGTCATTTCTGCTATTTCTGGTGTTCATTTTAGGAGCCACCATATTCTCCTTCAACTCAACCTTGTCCGAGCTATTCAAGAAGCCGGAAATGTCAAg AGGTTTTTGCCTTCAGAATTTGGAACAGATCCGGCGAGAATGGAAAATGCAATGGAGCCTGGAAAAGTAACATTTGATGAGAAAATGGTGATAAGGAGAGCGATAGAAGAGGCTGGCATTCCATTCACTTATGTTTCTGCTAATTGCTTCGCCGGATACTTTGTCGGTGGTCTGTGTCAACCGGGCCATATAATTCCTTCGAGGGATCGAGTCGCTTTGCTGGGAGATGCCAATCAAAAAGCAATATTTGTCGATGAAGATGATATCGCCACTTACACTTTGAACACCATTGATGATCCTCGCACTCTTAACAAGACTTTATACATTCGCCCTTCCAATAATATTTTGTCTCAACGACAAGTCGTTCAAATATGGGAAACACTTATCGGAAAAGAGTTGCACAAGGACACAATTCCCAAGGACGATTTTCTTCATTCCATTGAAG GGCAAGAGTATGCAGAGCAGGTAGGGTTGACGCATTACTATCATGTTTGTTACGAGGGATGCCTTGCCAATTTTGAGATTGGTGAAGAAGCAGAGGAAGCTACAAACCTTTATCCGCAAGTCAAATACACCACCGTGGAACAATACTTGACccgttatttataa